A window of the Parambassis ranga chromosome 17, fParRan2.1, whole genome shotgun sequence genome harbors these coding sequences:
- the nop9 gene encoding nucleolar protein 9 yields the protein MLEKTEERKSQKGGGKKRRHPGEDGGGEKKKKAGDQGEEGEKGQRDAGRKRLDAMSVGYFRRVGERLGEGFEDNEEREMFVENVLTEVKGKANLVAMDRTGSITLQRLLPLSSLEQVGEVLAELGGESGSEFKAVCCDRCGGHVVESAVRQMSRWESSQKDASPTTEEEEEEEEESCGVLEAQVLSLSQVVRNNSAEFIRHVHGSHVVRTLLHVLGGCIGPPRTEARPGAKERNVAPQLTDFEIPTSFWYELKNLTETLMENVNLSVTDAVASAVFQTMLTVCHRKRPKLCKQLLKRIMEYLMSRSSAPGVSPLLVFLKDQASSHLLETIVQLSHKSLLRDLYKNHLKGQLVDLALHPIANFPIQRLTAALAKHKLFPRLFDELVQGVEAILAAGHMGVIVQLAESCAESGEKQDEMMQCLLHAFHCAEPGSRHVSCLPLFMSLLTYEIYYHSDTAEGNIQTEVPLTSICYHGSRLVQALAKFKERSLLLSSLRTLSPADLLSMASDPAGSHVLQALITTASDKGRGKILKRLEGQYVQMACSRLGSRVLEAVWTSASVSHRQSIAQELVPSENQLRSDQFARHVWAKFALSHFVHRRAHWQEIQTGESKKRKLFSDILE from the exons gagggggagagaagaagaaaaaggcagGAGATCAaggggaagaaggagaaaaaggtcAGAGAGATGCTGGCAGGAAGCGCCTGGATGCAATGAGTGTGGGCTATTTTCGGCGAGTCGGAGAAAGACTGGGCGAAGGCTTTGAAGATAATGAGGAGAGAG AAATGTTTGTGGAGAATGTCCTCACAGAAGTAAAAGGCAAAGCAAACCTGGTGGCGATGGACCGCACGGGAAGCATCACTCTGCAGCGGCTGCTCCCACTCTCCAGCCTTGAGCAAGTGGGAGAGGTGCTGGCTGAACTAGGCGGAGAATCAGGCTCAGAGTTTAAGGCTGTTTGCTGCGACCGATGTGGGGGCCATGTCGTAGAGAGCGCGGTCAGACAAATGTCCAGGTGGGAGTCATCACAGAAGGATGCGTCtcccaccacagaagaagaagaagaagaggaagaagagagctgTGGTGTGCTGGAGGCCCAGGTGTTGTCTTTAAGTCAGGTGGTGAGAAACAACAGCGCTGAGTTCATCAGGCATGTTCACGGCTCACATGTGGTCCGGACACTCTTGCATGTGCTGGGAGGCTGCATCGGACCGCCACGCACTGAGGCCCGCCCAG GTGCCAAAGAACGCAATGTTGCCcctcagctgacagactttGAGATTCCAACCTCGTTTTGGTATGAGCTGAAAAACCTCACAGAGACCTTGATGGAAAACGTTAACT TAAGTGTGACAGACGCTGTTGCCAGTGCAGTGTTCCAGACtatgctgactgtgtgtcacagaaAACGGCCCAAGCTCTGTAAACAGCTTCTCAAACGCATCATGGAGTATCTGATGAGTCGCAGTTCTGCTCCTGGAGTTAG TCCACTTCTAGTTTTTCTTAAAGACCAGGCCTCCAGTCACCTCTTAGAGACAATCGTACAACTTTCACACAAGTCACTTCTTCGAGACCTCTACAAGAACCATCTCAAGGGTCAGCTGGTTGACCTTGCCCTCCATCCCATCGCCAACTTCCCCATACAGAGACTAACTGCAGCCTTGGCCAAACACAAGCTG TTCCCGAGGCTGTTCGACGAGCTTGTCCAAGGTGTGGAAGCCATCTTGGCTGCAGGTCACATGGGTGTGATTGTCCAGCTGGCAGAAAGCTGTGCAGAGAGCGGAGAAAAACAGGATGAGATGATGCAGTGCCTCCTCCAT gctTTCCACTGTGCTGAGCCTGGATCTCGACACGTCAGctgcctccctctcttcatGTCGCTGCTCACGTATGAGATTTATTACCACTCTGACACCGCAGaaggcaacatacagacagag GTTCCACTTACCTCTATCTGTTACCATGGCTCCCGGCTGGTCCAAGCACTGGCTAAGTTTAAGGAACGCTCACTCCTTCTCAGCAGCCTGCGTACTCTGAGCCCTGCTGACCTCCTCTCTATGGCTTCTGACCCAGCAGGCAGTCATGTCCTCCAGGCTCTCATCACCACAGCCAGTGACAAGGGCAGAGGGAAGATCCTTAAGAGGCTGGAG GGTCAGTACGTCCAGATGGCCTGCTCTAGGTTGGGCAGTCGAGTACTTGAAGCTGTGTGGACCAGTGCTTCTGTCAGTCACAGGCAAAGCATTGCACAGGAATTAG TTCCAAGTGAGAACCAGCTGAGGTCAGACCAGTTTGCTCGGCACGTTTGGGCCAAATTTGCCCTCTCCCACTTTGTACACAGAAGAGCCCACTGGCAGGAAATACAGACTGGCGAGTCAAAAAAGCGGAAGCTTTTTAGTGACATTCTTGAATGA